GCGCCAGCTCGAGGCGCAGCGTCGCGCCATGGCCACTGCGCAGCGGCCCTGACGCAACAGAGGTTCAGTGCAGCGTGCGGCCGCGCCGGGTGGCGGGTGCCGGCGGCACGGGTGTGGCCGGCGGGTCCTGCATCGGCCGTGTCTGACCGGGCGCGGGTGGGTCGCTGATCGGTGGCGGCCGGTCGATGTCGGGCACCGGGTCCGGCGGCGGCGCGGGCGGGGTCACCGGCTCGGGCGGGTTGATGTGGTCCGCCCACAGCCCCGCTGCCGACCCGGCACCGGCCCGCGGGCCGGTGCGCTGGTGCGCCATCAACGGCCCTCGCGGGTGCCGCTCTTCACGCGCTCCGCGACATCGCCCGCGGCGGCCTGGCCCTTGCCTAGGTTCTTCTGCACCCGGCCCTTCTGCTCCAGCGAGGCGTTGCCGGTGGCCTGACCCACCTCTTCCTTGATCTTGCCCTTGGCCTCTTCGACGCGGCCCTTGACCTGGTGGCGGTTCATCGTGGTACTCCTTGCGATGACGCAGCAGGATCGCTGCAGGAGTGCCGATGATGGGCGCCGGTTTTCCCGGGCGCTGTCGGTCTCGCCATTCAGGCGCTGTAGGCCCCGGCCGACGCGAGGCGGTCGTCCACCAGCTCGATCCAGTGCCGCACCGCCGTCGTGGTGCCGGCCTGCAGGTGCTGCAGGCAGCCGATGTTGGCGGACGCGATGACCTGCGGCTGCGTGGCCTCCAGCTGCTGCAGCTTGCGCTCGCGCAGCGCCGTCGCCAGCTCGGGGTGCAGGACCGAGTAGGTCCCCGCCGAGCCGCAGCACAGGTGCGCTTCGGCCGCCGCCAGCGAGACGTCGAAGCCCAGCGCGCGCAGCCCCTCCTCGATGCCGCCGCGCAGCTGCTGGCCGTGCTGCAGCGTGCAGGGCGGGTGGAAGACGATGCGCGGCCCGGGCGCCGTCTCGGCCGAAGGTGTCTGCAACCGCTCCTGCCACCCGGACAGCAGCGTCGGCAACAGCTCCGACAGGTCGCGCGACAGGCCGGCGATGCGTTCGGCCTTGGCCGCATATGCGGCGTCGTCGCGCAGCGCATGACCGTAGTCCTTCAACATCACGCTGCAGCCCGACGCGTTGGCCACCACCGCTTCCACCCGGCCGTCCTGCAGCAGCGGCCACCAGGCGTCGATGTTGCGCCGCATGTGCTCGCGGCCGCCCTCGCGGTCGTCCAGGTGGCTGCGGATGGCGCCGCAGCAGCCGGCCTCGGCGGCCACCAGGGTCTGCACGCCGGCGGCGTCCAGGGCGCGGGCGGTGGCGGCGTTGATGTTGGGCGCGAGCGCCGGCTGCACGCAGCCCTGCAGCAGCAGCACCCGGCGCTCGTGCGACCGCGTCGGCCAGCCGCGCAGGTCGGGCGCCGGTTTTGGTGGCACCTTGTCCTTCAGCCGCTGGGGCAGCAGCGGCCGCAGCGCCTGGCCCAGCTTCAGCGCGGGCGCGAACAGCGGCGAGGGCAGCCCCTCCTTCAGCAGCCAGCGCTGCGCCCGGTCCAGCGGGCTGCGCGTCACCTGCTCGGCCACCGCGGCCCGGCCCACCTCCACCAGGCGGCCGTACTGCACGCCCGACGGGCAGGTCGACTCGCAGTTGCGGCAGGTCAGGCAGCGGTCCAGGTGCAGTTGGGTGCTGCGCGTGGCCGGCTGGCCTTCGAGCACCTGCTTGATCAGGTAGATGCGCCCGCGCGGGCCGTCCAGCTCGTCGCCGAGCAGCTGGTAGGTGGGGCAGGTGGCGGTGCAGAAGCCGCAGTGCACGCACTTGCGCAGCACCGCCTCGGCCTCCTCACCATCGGGGGTGCCGCGGTAGCGCGGCGCGAGGTCGGTTTGCATCGAAGAGGCAGCGGGAGCGGGCGCGTCAGAGGCCCGCCACCAGGCGGCCGGGGTTGAACACGCCCTCGGGGTCGAAGGCCGCCTTCAGCCGCCGGTGCAGGGCCAGCAGCGGCGGGGACAGGACGGTGAAGGGGTCGCGCGCGGTGCCATCGGGCCGCCACCAGGGCTGGGCGTGGCCGCCCACGGCCTGCGCCGCGTCGTGCACCAGCGGGCCCGGCACCCGGGTGATCAGCCAGCGCTGCGCACCCCCCCATTCCATGAGCAGGTCGTCGCAGGGCAACGCCAGCGGCGGCGTGGTCGGCGGCACCGACAGCCGCCACAGCGTGGCGCCGTCGCACACGGCCTGGCGGGCCTGCTCGAAGAAGGGGCTGTGCTGGTCGCGCAGGCCCTGCCACAGCGCCTCGCCGGTGTCGGTGGGCAGCGTTTCGCCGCCGAGTTCGGCGTGGGCCGCCTGCACCGCGGCGCGCGCGCCGGCCAGGCGCAGCACCATCACGCCGCCGCGCCAGGCGCTGCCGGCCAGCGGCAGCGGGCGGCCGGCCCAGAGGTTGAGCTGCTGGATGGCGTCGGCCTGGTCGACTTCCATGCGCAGCAGCAGCGTCGCCCGGCGGCCGCGGCAGCACCTTCAGCGAAACCTCGCAGACCAGCCCGAGGATGCCGAAGGAGCCGGCCAGCAACCTTGCCACGTCGTAGCCCGCGACGTTCTTCATCACCCGGCCGCCGAAGGTGCCAGCAGCTCGCCGCGGCCGTTGAGCAGCACTGCGCCGAGCAGGTGGTCGCGCACCGAGCCCGAGGTCGGCCGCGCGGGGCCGGACAGCCCGGCCGCCACCATGCCGCCCACCGTGCCGCGCCCGCCGAAGCGCGGCGGCTCGAAGGCCAGGCACTGGCCGTGCTGCGCCAGCGCGGCCTCCAGTTCGGTGATCGGCGTGCCGGCGCGCACGGTCACCACCAGCTCGCTCGGCTCGTGCAGCGCGATGCCGGACAGCGCCGCGGTCTCCAGCGGCTCGCCGTCCAGCGCGTCGCCGAGGAAGTCCTTGCTGCCGTGGCCGACGATGCGCAGCGGCACCTTCGTGTCACGGGCGCGGGCGATGCGCGCCTGCAGCGCCTGCACCACCTGGTCGTCCTGAAGGCGGTCCATCTGGAAGCTAAAACCGCGGCAGGTCGGCGAACGGCAACAGGCCCTTGCGCACGTGCATCTTGCCGCCCTCGGCGCAGCGGTGCAGGGTCGGGATCACCTTGCCGGGGTTCAGCGTGCCGGCGGGGTCGAAGGCGGCCTTCAGGGCCTCCATCTGCGCACGCTCCTCGGGGCTGAACTGCACGCACATCGAGCCCAGCTTCTCCACCCCGACGCCGTGCTCGCCGGTCACCGTGCCGCCCAGGCGCACGCTGGTCTCCAGGATGTCGGCCCCGAAGGCCTCGGCCCGGTGCAGCTGGTCGGGGTCGTTGGCGTCGAACAGGATCAGCGGGTGCAGGTTGCCGTCGCCGGCGTGGAAGACGTTGACGCAGCGAAGCCCGTGCCGCTGCTCCATGTCGGCGATGGCGGTGAGCATCTCGGCCAGCGCCCGGCGCGGGATGGTCGAGTCCATGCACATGTAGTCCGGGCTCAGCCGGCCGGAGGCCGGAAAGGCGTTCTTGCGGCCGCTCCAGAACTTCAGCCGCTGCGCCTCGTCGGCGCTGGCTTCCAGCCGGGTGGCACCGGCGTCGCGCAGCACCGTGGCCATGCGCTCGACCTCCTCGGCCACCTCCTGCGGCGTGCCGTCGCTCTCGCACAGCAGGATGGCCTCGGCGTCGAGGTCGTAGCCGGCGTGGACGAAGTCCTCGACCGCCGCGGTCATGCGCCGGTCCATCATCTCCAGGCCGGCGGGGATGATGCCGGCGCCGATCAGGGCTGCCACCGCCTGGCCGGCCGAGGCCACGTCGGCGAAGCTGGCCATGAGGCAGCGCGCCACCTGCGGCCGCGGGATCAGGCGCACGGTCACCTCGGTGGTCACGGCCAGCATGCCCTCGCTGCCGACCACCACCGCCAGCAGGTCCAGCCCGGCCGCGTCCAGCGCCTGAGAGCCGAAGGCGACCGGCTCGCCCTCCACCGTGAAGCCGCGCACCTGCAGCACGTTGTGCAGCGTCAGCCCGTACTTCAGGCAGTGCACGCCGCCGGAGTTCTCGGCCACGTTGCCGCCGATGGTGCAGGCGATCTGGCTCGACGGGTCGGGCGCGTAGTACAGGCCGAAGCGGGCCGCCGCCTCGCTGATGGCCAGGTTGCGCACGCCGCACTGCACCCGCGCCGTGCGCGCCAGCGGGTCGATCTCCAGGATGCGGTTGAACTTGGCCAGGCTGAGCACCACGCCCTCGGCATGCGGCAGCGCGCCGCCGGACAGCCCGGTGCCGGCGCCGCGCGGCACCACCGGCACGCCCAGGGCGTGGCAGGCGCGCAGCACCGCGGCCACCTGGTCCTCGGTTTCCGGCAGGGCGACCACCATCGGCTGCTGGCGGTAGGCGGTGAGGCCGTCGCACTCGTAGGGCACGGTGTCCTCGCCGCGCCAGAGCAGGGCATGGGCCGGCAGCGCGTGGCGCAGCGCGGCCACCACCTGGGCCTGACGTGCCGCGGGCACCGGGCGGGCGCCGGCGGCGGGGGCGGCGGGCGCAGGCGCTGCGAGGATCGGATCCATCGGGCCACTGTAGCGCCCGGTCGCCCGTCGACCCCTGGGGGAAACGGTCAGGCGGTTTTGACCTGGCGCCGTGGAATCCGCCCGTCAGCTTGCCTGCCGGAACACCGTCAGCACGCCGGTGTAGCCGTACAGGTGCCGACGCCCGATCTCGCCGCCGGCGAAGAAGCCGACCAGCGGCACCTCGCCCAGCGCGCGCTTGACGATCTGCAATTCCGCCGACGGTCCGCCGAAATGCGGCCCGCCGCGGCCCGCGCAGCTGACGTAGACCGCGCCGGCGATGGGCGACCGATCGGCGGCCGCGGCGGCGGCCGCGCTGCCGCCCGGCAACGGCAGCTCCAGCACCGGCGCTTCCAGCTCCTCGCGGATCTCGGCGCAGATGCGCACCAGGTCGCGCCGGGCGGCCTCCGCGTCGCGGCGGCAGAAGGCCAGCTGGTCGCCGGGCCGCACCGGCTCGGCCACCGCGAAGGCTTGCCGCGCAGGGTCGAGGCCGATGAGGTGGCGCACGCGGGTGTCGCGGCCGAACTGGCCGGCGCGTTCCAGCACGTCGTCGCGGGCGTCGGTCAGGCCCACCAGCGTGCTGCGCAGCCGCGGCACGGCCTGCGTCGGCCGGTCCAGCCGCACGCCCAGGTCGGCCAGCAGCAACGGCAGCGCGGGCTGGCCGTCCAGCGCCAGCACCACGTTGTGCTCGGCCGCGGTGACGCGGCGCACCGGCCCCACCGGCTGGCTGCCCTGGGTGACGCGCGACACCAGCCCCACCGAGCGGTCGAAGCCCACGCCCGACAGCCCGCCGTCGAACAGCCCGTCGGCGAACTGCAGCGCCCGGCCACCGCGGCTGGAGGCCAGGCCGCCGAAGAGGTAGCCCGAGCCGGTGCGGTCGGCCAGTTCGCCGATCAGCTCGCCCAGGTCGGGCATGGCGGGGTCGGCGTGCACCAGCGCGGTCCAGGTCGAATCGGCCGGCAGCGGACGCGGGCCGGAAAAGATGCGGAACTGCTCGCGCGGCAGGTCGGCCAGCAGCAGGGCCAGGGCCGGCTCGTCGATGTACTCCGCGCCGGTCGCCGCCACGCCGGCGGCCGCCGCACCGGCCCAGGCCACGCCGGGCCAGTGCGCCCGCAGCGCCTGCAGCAGCGCGGGCGCGTCGGCCGCGTAGTGGTCGCTGAAGTACACCAGCCCCAGGGTGGGCGACGGACTGCCGGGGCGGCGCTGGCCGTCCACCTGGGCGGCGGCCAGCTGCAGCGCCAGCCGCCAGTCGGGGTGGGCGGCGTGGCCGAGCAGGAAGGCGGTCATGCGAGCCGGGGGTGCAAGGCCGGTGCCCGACGTGTCGTCTGCCGCGTCGCGGGCCGCGGCGTCACCGCTCGTCCTGTCCGCGCTTGCGCGCCGCCTTGCGCGCCGCGGCCCGGCCTGCCGGCGCCTTGGCGGCGGCGGTGGCGGGCGTGTCGTCGCCGCCGCCCGACGGGTCGGTCCGGGTCGAGGCCTCGTTGGCCGCCGTGGCGGGGGCTGCGGGCTGCTGGCCGGCGAAAGCCGCCCCGTCCCGCAGGGCCTGCGTCGCCAGGCTGGTGAACTGCTCGGTGAGCGAGCCCCACCAGCGCATCGGGTCGACGGCGGGCGGGGCGTCGCCCCCGCTGGCGGCATCGGCACCGCCGGCCGCCGCGGGTGCATCGGCGGCGGCCGCTGGCGCGGTCGGCGTGGTGGACGTGGTGGGCGGTGTGGCGGTGGGCCGCGCCATCAGCGACTCCCGCAGGTCGTCCATGCGGACGTTCATCGTGCGCAGGGTGGTGAGCGTCATCTTCTGCACCTCCAGCGCCTGGATGGTGGTGGTCAGCATGCGGGCGTTCTGCTCCAGCCAGAACTGCACCGTGCGCAGCTCGCTGATGCGCTTGTCGAGCTCGGCCGGGTCGAGGGTGGGGGTGACCCACTGGCCGACGCCGGGCAGCGCGGCGCCGGCGTTCTTCATCAGGCTTTGCATGAAGTCGAGGCCCGGACCGAAGCCGGCGGTGAAGGGGCTGAAGGGGGAGTCGGCCATGTCGCAGGGCAGGTGGGTGTCGGCCGCCGATGCTAGCCCCGCGGGACGGCGGCCGCGAGGGCGCGAGCCCCAGGGCCGCGTCAGCGCCGGCGCAGGTCGATGCGCAGCCGACCCTCCGACTGCTCCCAGCGCAGGCGGCCGAGCACGTCCATGCCGAGGATCGCCACGGCGCCTCGCTCCCCCAGGCCGTCGAGCGCGATCAGCCGCAGCCGCTGCACCGCCAGGCCGCCGTCCAGGTCCAGGTCGGCCAGCACCACCCGGCCCTGCACCGGACCGCCGGCCGTCTGCAGCGTGACGGTGCCTTGCTCCGGCAGGCCGAGGCTGCGGGCCAGGGTGGTGGAGACGGCCGACTGCGTCGCGCCGGTGTCGACCAGGAAGTCGACCGCCCGGCCCTGCAGCCGGCCGGGCCAGTGGTAGTGGCCGTCGGCGCCCCGGCGCAGCACCACCGACTCGCCCTGCAGTTCGAAACGGGTGGCCGCCTGCCGATGTTCCCAGGTCTTGAAGCCGAGGAAGACGGCGGTGGTGACGAGCAGCCAGACGGTGAGCAGCTTCAGGCCGTGCCGCATCAGGCCTCGCGGGTGGCGTTGCCGTCGTCGGCCGCTTCGGGCACGCCTTCGTCGGTGGCGGCCGGTGCCCGCAGCCTCGTCGTGATGGCGCCGAACAGGTCCGCGCCATGGTCGCCGTGCGCCGCCAGCCGCAACCGGTCGTGGACCGTGAGGCCTGCCGCGTCGCCAGCCGGCACGCCGGTGGCGACGATGCTGCCCGGCGCCAGGGGATGCCGCCGCGCCAGGGCGGCCAGCAGCGGCCCGAGCGGCAGCGCGGTGCCGAGGTCCGGCGGGTCGAGGCGGCCGCGATCGACCTGGACGTCCACGGCCCGGTGCAGCCGCCCCCCGCGCCAGGCGGCGCCCGCTTCGTCGGGCGTGACCGCCACCGGCGCGAAGGCGGTCGCCGGGCGACGGTCCCACGCGCCGACACCGTCGCCGTCCAACCGCCAGGCGCCGGCCAGGAGCAGCAGGCGCACACCGTCCAGCGCCTGGTCGGCGCCGGCGCCCGCCGGCACGTCACCGGTGACGGCCGCCAGCAGGACGGCGACGCCCAGCCGCTCCTGCGGCCCGGCGGCCGGCGCTGGCGCGTGCGGCCCGAGCAGCGCGTCGGCGCGGACCAGCGCCGGGTCGGCCGGCCCGTCGGCCCACCCTTCGGCGAACAACGCAGCGCGCGGCAGCGGCGCCAGGCACTGGGCGGGGTCGAAGGCGAAGGCATGCCGCGCCCGGCCGGCGTTGAGCGCCTCGTACAGCGACTCCAGCTGGGGTGAGAGGAAGTTCCAGTCGTCGAGCACCGCCTGCAGCCGGCCGGCGATGCCGTTGGCGATGCAGGCGCTGCTCAGGTCGCGCGAGACGACGACCAGCTGGCCGTCGCGGGAGCCGTCGTTCAGGCTGGCGAGTTTCATGGTCCGGGGGTCCGGTGCGGGAGGGGGAGGTCGTCGCCGACGATTGTGCGGTGCACCGGTGGCCGGCCTTCGGCGTTGGAGGACCTCCGCCCGTCGTTCCCCCTTTGTCGTTCTCCCTTCTTTGTCGTTCTCCCTTTTGTCCCTGCGCCGCCTGCCCCGTCCTGTCCTGTTGGCCCTGCTGGCGGCCGCCGTGCTGCTGCTGCACCTGCTGCTGCTGGGCGGCTGGCCGCGCTTCGAGGCGGCGCCGCCCGCCGCGTGGCCCTCGGCGTCGCCCGGCGCCGCCGGCCGTGCGCCATCGGTGCGGCTGTCCGCGCGGACGGCCGACGAGGTCCGTCCGGCCCCTCCCGACCCGACCCCTGCGGCCGCGCCCGTCGACATGCCGGCGGCCGCGCCTCGCCGGGCCGCCGCCGTGGCGCGATCGGCACCCCGGCCTGTGACGGCCCCGGTGATCGCGGCGCCCGCGGTGGCCGACGAGCCGCCGGTGGCCCCGCCCCCCTCCCTGGCACTCGTCGCGGCGACGGCGGTGGCGTCTTCGCCGGCGGCGCCGACCGTGGCCGAGCCCGCCGCCCCGGCGCCGTCGCCGCCCGTGTACGACACCCGGCCGCCGGGGCCCCGGCGCTGGTCGGTGCAGCTGCGGCGTGGCGGGCTGGCCGGCGAGGGCGAACTCGTCTGGGCGCCTGACCAGGGCGGCTACGCGCTGAGCCTGGAGGGTCGCGTCGGTCCGCTGCCGGTGCTGGACTGGCGCAGCAGCGGCCGCCTGGGTCCGCACGGCCTGGCGCCCGAGCGTTTCGTCGACAAGCGGCGCGGCCGGGGCGCCCAGGCGGCCAACTTCGATGCGCCGCAGGCCCGCATCACCTACTCCGGCCAGCACCCGCCGCAGCCGCTGCCGGCCGGGGCGCAGGACCGGCTGAGCGTGCTGCTGCAGCTGGCCGCGATCGTCGCCGCCGACCCGGCGCTGAACCGGCCCGGCGCGCAGATCGACCTCTGGGTCAGTGGCGCACGCGGCGACGCCGACCTCTGGCGCTTCGTCGTCGAGGGGCCGGACCGCGTGCCGCAGGCCGGCGGCCCGGTGCCCGCGCTGCGCCTGCACCGCGAGCCGCGCCATGGCCAGGACCTGCGGGTGCAGTTGTGGCTGGCGGCGTCGGGCGAGCACCTGCCGCTGCGCATGGCGCTGACGCCGGTGGCCGGTGGCGACGCGCTGGACCTGCTGCTGCAGCCGCAGTGACCTGCTGCTCGACGTGTCGGGGCCGCCCGACACGCCGACCCATCGCCGCGTCCTTGGCTTGAATCCTGCAGCGATCGCCTCACCTGTCCACCCAACGCCGGCGCTGCGCCGGCCCGTCCAACGAGGTGACGACCATGCAGATGCTCTACAACTCCGACAACTTCGTGGTCGTGCAGATGGACGTGCCCGAGCACCTGGCCGCCCGCGGCGAGGGGCCGCTGCTGGGGGGCGGTTACGAGATCGTCGACAAGTTCGCCAAGAAGGAGATCTTCCTGCAGGGCGACATGGCCCAGCACTTCAAGGACGGCGTCGAAGCCCTGATTCGCGACGAACCGTCGGAAGAGGAACTGGACGACTTCATCGGCCGCTTCACGACGCTGGCCCAGCAGCCCGTCATCCTGCATTGACGGACGCCTGCGCGCGCCCCGCCACGTCGGCCTGACGGCAACTTCGGCCTCCCGTTCCCGGGCCGGCGTCGGCCGGCACCTACAGCGGCGCGAGCGGTCCTGACGCCATCGGCGCCGGCCACCGGCGGACAAGGGCTTGTCCCCGGCGGCCCGGCTGGGCCAAGATGGTCCGCCCTGCATCGCCGCGCGCACAGCCCATGCCCCGCTCCACCGCCTCGACGGCCGTCGTGCTGTCGCCCGGCCTGGCCCAGGCCCCGGTGCTCGACCGCATGGCCTCTCACTTCGTGCTGGCGCTGACCGTGCAGCATGCGGCGCGGCTCGGTCCGCGGCGCGACTGGAACAGCCTGCTGTCGCTGGTCGGCCGGCACCTGGCCTGGCCGCCGGCCGTGCTGGCGCGGCTGCGGGCCTTCCTGCTGCGCCGCTGCCGCGCGCAGTCGCCCTGGCGCGGGCAGGAGGCGCTGGACGACGTGGCCTGGCTGGCGCGCCACGGCGTCTGGCGCGGTCCCTATGAAGAGGGCACGCTCTTCTTCTACCTCGACGAATACGCCAAGGACGCGCCGAAGGACCTGATGGCCGTGCTGCAGGCCACCGCCGACTGGCTGCGCAAGAGCCTGCAGCGCGAGTCGACCCGGGTGCAGCAGAACATCGACCTGCTCGGTGGCCTGCTGCAGCTCAACCCGGCCGAACGCGCGCTGCTGCTCTACGGCACGCTGGCCCGCTACCAGCGCGACCTGCGCGGCCTGCTGGTCGAGTTCAAGGTGGCGAACGCGCAGGAGGCCTACGCGGTGCTGGCGCAGGTGGCCGGCGTCGACGAGCGCGAGGTGGCCGAGGCGCTGCGCGCCGGCTCCCGGCTGGAGCGGGTGGGCATGGTCGAGAACCTGATCTCCGAACACAACATCACCGACCTGGCCGACCTGATGAAGGTCAGCGACCAGCTGCCGCCGGTGCTGATGCGCGAGTACGCCGAGGCGTCCGAGCTGATGGCGGTCTTCACCAAGCCCTCGGCGCCGAGCGCGCTGACGGCCACCGACTTCGCCTTCATCGCCGACGACGTGGCGGTGCTCACCGCGCTGCTGAAGCACGCGGTGCAGCGGCGCGAGACCGGCGTCAACGTGCTGCTGTACGGCCCGCCGGGCACCGGCAAGACGGAACTGGCCAAGGTGGCCGCACAGGCGGCCGGGCTCCAGCTCTACGAGGTCGAGTACGCCGACCGCGACGGCCACCCGCTGTCCGGCCGCGACCGCTACCGCTCGCTGCAGCTGAGCCAGGTCTTCCTCAAGGGCAGCGCCGACGTGGCGCTGCTGTTCGACGAGGTCGAGGACGTCTTCCCCAGCATGGGCGGCGAGGCCGCGGCCTGGCTGGCGCGCCTGGAGTCGGCCGATGGCCCGGTGGGCAGCGCTCACAGCGTCTCCGGCAAGGCCTGGGTCAACCAGATGCTGGAGACCAACGCGGTGCCGGTGGTCTGGATCACCAACCGCATCGAGCAGATCGACCCCGCCTTCCGCCGCCGCTTCCAGTACCACCTGGCGTTGAACTCGCCGCCGCCTGGGGCACGCGAGGCGCTGGTGGCGCGGGCGCTGGAAGGCGTGGCCATCGACACCGCCTTCGCCGCCGGCCTGGCCGAGCGCCGGGGCCTCACGCCGGCGCAGATCCGCACCGCGGTGCGCTTCGCCCGACTGGCCGCCGGCGACGGGCAGCCGCTGGAGCCGCTGATCGAGCGCCAGTTGCACCATGCCGACCAGGCGCTGGGCCGCGGCGCCCGCGAGCGTGGCCCGCGGGCCTGCGTGACCACCTACGACCTGTCGCTGCTGAACCTGGAGACCCGTTTCGCCGTGCCGGCGGTGATCGAGGCGCTGCGCCGGCGCGGCCACGGCACGCTGTGCTTCCACGGCCCGCCCGGGACCGGCAAGACCGCGCTGGCCGAGCACATCGCCCAGGCGCTGCAGCGGCCGCTGCTGGTGCGGCAGGCCAGCGACCTGATGAGCAAGTTCGTCGGCGAGACCGAGGCCAACCTGGCGCGGCTGTTCGAGGAGGCCGAGCGCGAGCAGGCGGTGCTGCTGCTCGACGAGGCCGACAGCTTCCTGCGCAGCCGCCGCCGCGCCGAGCGCAGCTACGAGGTCACCGAAGTCAACGAGATGCTGCAGGGCATGGAGCGCTTCGCCGGCATCTTCGTCTGCACCACCAACCTGTTCGAGGAACTGGACGAGGCGGCGCTGCGGCGCTTCACCTTCAAGGTCCGCTTCGCGCCGCTGACCGGTATCCAGCGCGAACGCATGTTCGTGGCCGAGGCGCTGGCCGGCGAGGCCACGGCCCTGGACGACGAACAGCGCCGCCGCCTCGCCGCGCTCGACCAGCTGACCCCCGGGGACTTCGCCGCCGTGCGCCAGCAGGTGGAGATCCTCGGCGTGCCCTTCGAGCCCGACGAGTTCCTGTCGCAGCTCGAAGGCGAGCACCGGGTCAAGCCGCAGGTGCGCGAGCGGCGCAGCATCGGCTTCCGGGCCGGCGGCTAGGCAGCGTCCAGCCGCGCAAAACGCGGCACCCGCCGCCCCGCCACCTCGACCTGCTCCACGAACATGGCATGGGGCCGCACCCACAGCCCGCGCGCGCCGTACAGCGCGCGGTACAGCACCAGCGGCTCCCGCGTCTCGCTGTGGCGCACGAGGCCGAGGACCTCGTAGTCCCCGCCCTTGTGGTGGCGATAACGGCCTGACGGCAGCGACGGCAGGGCGGGCAGGTCCGCATCGCGCACGTCCTGCGACGTCGCCGGCGTGGGCGACGGGCGACCCTCGTCGTGCTCGGGCAGGCCGTCGCACAGGTGCAACCACGGCAACCGGCGCGAGGCCCAGGTGTGGTCCTCGGGCGGCAGGCGTCCGGGCTCGTCCAGGCTGCCGGTGGTGACGTCGATCTCGTCGGGCGCGAGGTCGCTGGCGAAGGTGAGCTGCGTGCCGCAACGCGCGCAGAAGCCGCGTTCGCCATGCACGCTGGACCGGTGTCGCGCCGGCTCGCCCTGCCGCAGGCGAAGGTCGCGCCGTGCCACGCTGAACC
The sequence above is a segment of the Aquabacterium sp. J223 genome. Coding sequences within it:
- a CDS encoding ATP-binding protein, giving the protein MPRSTASTAVVLSPGLAQAPVLDRMASHFVLALTVQHAARLGPRRDWNSLLSLVGRHLAWPPAVLARLRAFLLRRCRAQSPWRGQEALDDVAWLARHGVWRGPYEEGTLFFYLDEYAKDAPKDLMAVLQATADWLRKSLQRESTRVQQNIDLLGGLLQLNPAERALLLYGTLARYQRDLRGLLVEFKVANAQEAYAVLAQVAGVDEREVAEALRAGSRLERVGMVENLISEHNITDLADLMKVSDQLPPVLMREYAEASELMAVFTKPSAPSALTATDFAFIADDVAVLTALLKHAVQRRETGVNVLLYGPPGTGKTELAKVAAQAAGLQLYEVEYADRDGHPLSGRDRYRSLQLSQVFLKGSADVALLFDEVEDVFPSMGGEAAAWLARLESADGPVGSAHSVSGKAWVNQMLETNAVPVVWITNRIEQIDPAFRRRFQYHLALNSPPPGAREALVARALEGVAIDTAFAAGLAERRGLTPAQIRTAVRFARLAAGDGQPLEPLIERQLHHADQALGRGARERGPRACVTTYDLSLLNLETRFAVPAVIEALRRRGHGTLCFHGPPGTGKTALAEHIAQALQRPLLVRQASDLMSKFVGETEANLARLFEEAEREQAVLLLDEADSFLRSRRRAERSYEVTEVNEMLQGMERFAGIFVCTTNLFEELDEAALRRFTFKVRFAPLTGIQRERMFVAEALAGEATALDDEQRRRLAALDQLTPGDFAAVRQQVEILGVPFEPDEFLSQLEGEHRVKPQVRERRSIGFRAGG
- a CDS encoding DUF1653 domain-containing protein; protein product: MRDADLPALPSLPSGRYRHHKGGDYEVLGLVRHSETREPLVLYRALYGARGLWVRPHAMFVEQVEVAGRRVPRFARLDAA